Proteins from a genomic interval of Leifsonia shinshuensis:
- a CDS encoding glycosyltransferase: MYPRVTAIVVAPSGGTRLQRTLDALAAQTRQPDAVIAVDCASTDDAARLLADAKPTQLLRSPEKLPFGAAIATAVRVLPPTSSSDELLWLLAHDTAPEPEALERLLGALEVSPSVAVVGPKLVDAEDAAFIREFGESMTPFGASLPLVENELDQAQHDGLSDVLAVSSAGMLVRQPVWEALDGFDPALPTIDDGLDFCTRARLAGYRVTLVAQARVAVGGDGVAGPNLSRKWSVRRKLAGERRRAQLHRRMVYAPGWALVPHWLTLVPLAILRSLLRVLRKEPGSVGGELGAAFRVAFSGLAVSNARRRLARARTVGWAAIAPLRLPFAEVRRGRALKREAAMVRQQGERQDLDFWGTGGGWTVLAMLAVGVVLFYPLAGSGAITGGGMLPLNSSVGELWANLGYGWRDINLGLTGAADPFSAVLAVLGTLTFWQPSVSLVALWLLALPLAALGAWLAAARLTVRPTLRAFAAVVYALAPTLFVALQGGRPGAVLAHVLLPWLFFAGLAARRSWTASATTALIAAATVACAPVLIPALVVAWIAAIVFAGRRAARIVFIPLPAVVLFAPLVWQQVSRGAWLSIFADPGVPLDARQTPAWQLALGFPDGALGGWHTLAQSFGLSALPGNVIVPILLAPLGVLAILALFLRGTVRAIVALLVALAGFLTAVLALHLELAVSGSAVVPIWPGSAVSLYWLGLVGAAVLALSALRRGALAPAWVAMATIAIAAVPSALATHDGQALVTASDGRTIPAVVTAKAATQPRAGTLRITPQPDGGIQAEVVRGAGVTLDGQSTLSSTARSLTSGQRELATLAGNLSSRSGYDASGELKRLGIDFVLLSPSATALDEHVGVKPDTAAADATRTRAGVAMDANSLLVPVGQTATGSLWAFDRGTAAVPPAAQIPPDAGGMWRLIVLLVQGVIVGLTLLLAIPTTRSADRVSELNSRRPARKHGGEPPAVEPDDEPETPTDGDHPLAEETLDEWDAEPDDEAAIESADEDEAREARHESADSARSEPAAEAAVAPEQPALLPDAFVEPEPVAAEPVAAEPVAAEPVSAEPEPAVAPTPEPAPEPAVAPTPEPAPEPEAGTPRTSEPVAPEPDSAARDFALQAVVSFDAPTTLEDGLDETIIRPRPSIERSDRG, translated from the coding sequence ATGTATCCGAGAGTCACCGCCATCGTCGTCGCCCCGAGCGGCGGCACCCGCCTGCAGCGCACTCTCGACGCCCTCGCGGCGCAGACCCGTCAGCCGGACGCCGTGATCGCCGTCGACTGCGCGAGCACGGACGATGCCGCCCGCCTGCTCGCCGACGCGAAGCCCACCCAGCTTCTCCGGAGCCCGGAGAAGCTGCCTTTCGGCGCCGCGATCGCGACCGCCGTCCGCGTCCTTCCCCCCACCAGCTCGTCCGACGAGCTGCTCTGGCTGCTCGCCCACGACACCGCCCCGGAGCCCGAGGCGCTGGAGCGGCTGCTCGGCGCGCTCGAGGTGTCCCCGTCGGTGGCCGTCGTCGGGCCCAAGCTGGTCGACGCGGAGGACGCCGCGTTCATCCGCGAGTTCGGCGAGTCGATGACGCCGTTCGGCGCGTCCCTCCCGCTGGTCGAGAACGAGCTCGACCAGGCGCAGCACGACGGCCTCAGCGACGTGCTCGCCGTCTCCTCGGCCGGCATGCTCGTCCGCCAGCCGGTGTGGGAGGCCCTCGACGGCTTCGACCCCGCCCTGCCGACCATCGACGACGGCCTCGACTTCTGCACCAGGGCCCGCCTGGCGGGCTACCGCGTCACGCTCGTGGCTCAGGCCCGCGTCGCGGTCGGCGGCGACGGGGTCGCCGGCCCGAACCTGTCGCGCAAGTGGTCGGTGCGCCGCAAGCTCGCCGGGGAGCGCCGGCGCGCGCAGCTGCACCGCCGGATGGTCTACGCGCCGGGCTGGGCGCTCGTCCCGCACTGGCTGACCCTGGTGCCGCTCGCGATCCTGCGCTCGCTGCTGCGCGTGCTGCGCAAGGAGCCCGGCTCCGTCGGCGGTGAGCTCGGCGCGGCGTTCCGGGTCGCCTTCTCCGGACTCGCGGTCAGCAACGCGCGCCGCAGGCTCGCCCGCGCCCGCACGGTGGGCTGGGCGGCGATCGCCCCGCTGCGCCTGCCGTTCGCCGAGGTGCGCCGCGGCCGCGCGCTCAAACGCGAAGCGGCGATGGTGCGGCAGCAGGGCGAGCGCCAGGACCTCGACTTCTGGGGCACCGGAGGCGGCTGGACCGTGCTCGCGATGCTGGCCGTCGGCGTTGTGCTGTTCTACCCGCTGGCCGGCTCCGGCGCGATCACCGGCGGCGGGATGCTGCCGCTGAACAGCTCGGTCGGCGAGCTCTGGGCGAACCTCGGCTACGGCTGGCGCGACATCAACCTCGGCCTCACCGGCGCCGCCGACCCGTTCTCCGCGGTCCTCGCCGTGCTCGGCACCCTGACCTTCTGGCAGCCCAGCGTCTCGCTCGTGGCGCTCTGGCTGCTCGCGCTCCCGCTGGCGGCGCTGGGAGCCTGGCTCGCCGCCGCGCGACTGACCGTGCGGCCCACCCTGCGGGCCTTCGCCGCCGTCGTCTACGCTCTCGCGCCGACCCTGTTCGTCGCGCTGCAGGGCGGCCGGCCGGGCGCGGTGCTCGCGCACGTGCTGCTCCCGTGGCTGTTCTTCGCGGGGCTGGCGGCCCGCCGGTCCTGGACCGCCAGCGCGACGACCGCCCTGATCGCCGCGGCGACCGTCGCCTGCGCGCCCGTGCTCATCCCGGCTCTCGTGGTGGCCTGGATCGCCGCCATCGTGTTCGCCGGCCGGCGCGCGGCGCGCATCGTCTTCATCCCCCTGCCCGCCGTGGTGCTGTTCGCGCCGCTGGTCTGGCAGCAGGTCTCCCGCGGTGCCTGGCTCTCGATCTTCGCGGACCCGGGCGTCCCGCTCGACGCCAGGCAGACGCCGGCCTGGCAGCTCGCCCTCGGCTTCCCGGACGGCGCCCTCGGCGGCTGGCACACCCTCGCGCAGTCCTTCGGCCTGAGCGCACTGCCCGGCAACGTGATCGTCCCGATCCTGCTGGCGCCGCTCGGCGTCCTGGCCATCCTCGCCCTGTTCCTGCGCGGCACGGTCCGCGCGATCGTCGCGCTGCTGGTCGCCCTCGCCGGGTTCCTGACCGCGGTGCTGGCGCTCCACCTTGAGCTGGCGGTGTCCGGCTCTGCCGTCGTCCCGATCTGGCCGGGCAGCGCGGTGAGCCTCTACTGGCTCGGGCTGGTCGGAGCGGCCGTCCTGGCGCTCTCGGCGCTCCGCCGCGGCGCGCTGGCCCCGGCGTGGGTCGCGATGGCGACCATCGCGATCGCGGCGGTGCCGTCGGCGCTCGCCACCCACGACGGCCAGGCGCTGGTGACGGCGAGCGACGGCCGCACGATACCGGCGGTCGTCACCGCGAAGGCGGCCACCCAGCCGCGGGCCGGGACGCTCCGGATCACCCCGCAGCCGGACGGCGGCATCCAGGCCGAGGTCGTCCGTGGCGCGGGCGTGACCCTCGATGGCCAGAGCACGCTCAGCTCGACCGCGCGCTCGCTGACTTCCGGTCAGCGCGAGCTCGCGACGCTCGCCGGCAACCTGTCGTCGCGGAGCGGCTACGACGCGTCCGGCGAGCTCAAGCGGCTCGGGATCGACTTCGTGCTGCTGTCCCCGTCGGCGACCGCCCTCGACGAGCACGTCGGGGTGAAGCCGGACACCGCGGCCGCCGACGCCACGCGGACCCGGGCGGGCGTCGCGATGGACGCGAACTCCCTGCTCGTCCCGGTCGGCCAGACCGCGACCGGCTCGCTCTGGGCCTTCGACCGCGGCACCGCCGCGGTGCCGCCCGCGGCGCAGATCCCGCCGGACGCCGGCGGGATGTGGCGGCTGATCGTGCTCCTCGTCCAGGGCGTGATCGTCGGCCTGACGCTGCTGCTCGCCATCCCGACCACGCGCTCCGCGGACCGGGTGTCCGAGCTCAACTCCCGCCGCCCCGCGCGCAAGCACGGCGGAGAGCCGCCCGCGGTCGAGCCGGACGACGAGCCGGAGACGCCGACGGACGGCGACCACCCGCTCGCCGAGGAGACGCTGGACGAGTGGGACGCCGAGCCCGACGACGAGGCGGCGATCGAGTCGGCGGACGAGGACGAGGCCCGCGAGGCCCGTCACGAGTCGGCGGACTCCGCACGGTCGGAGCCGGCCGCCGAGGCCGCCGTGGCGCCTGAGCAGCCTGCGCTGCTGCCGGACGCGTTCGTCGAGCCCGAGCCGGTCGCGGCCGAGCCCGTGGCCGCGGAGCCGGTGGCCGCCGAGCCGGTGTCGGCAGAGCCCGAGCCCGCCGTCGCGCCGACGCCCGAGCCCGCGCCCGAGCCCGCCGTCGCGCCGACGCCCGAGCCCGCACCCGAGCCCGAGGCCGGGACGCCTCGCACCTCCGAGCCGGTGGCCCCGGAGCCCGACTCGGCCGCGCGCGACTTCGCCCTCCAGGCCGTCGTCTCCTTCGACGCGCCGACCACCCTGGAGGACGGTCTGGACGAGACCATCATCCGACCCCGCCCGTCCATCGAGAGGAGCGATCGTGGCTGA
- a CDS encoding O-antigen ligase family protein: protein MAQPRRTLVPPAVTEFLGSARFTSTLALLAVVTGFSTHAIRAVIGWPGLIGVLGTIAVLAALSFIAQRKLIEWHGLLPISALLFVGWCALSIIWSDYQLATVAGVVYQLLFAFLAVYIALVRDAIQIVRVVGDALRVLLTVSLALEVLSGLLLDMPIRFLGIAGNIAAGGPIQGLFGSRNQLSIVALIAFVTFLVELRTRSVRPALAAFSITLAALCILLAHSPVIAAVSVVVGFATLALYLLRKVPANRRTLVQWGLAVVTVAALVVAYIYRTRVIDLLNARADFQVRYKLWIQIWELIPINQIAGWGWTGAWPSDVYPFNAIQDATGVYHADGLNAYLDVYLQVGFIGLLLFVALIALAFSRSWLLASNRRSVVYAWAPLVLVALLVTSVFESSILIESGWMLLVICTVKASQGMSWRLRLPHREDVSG from the coding sequence ATGGCCCAACCGCGTCGAACCCTGGTGCCGCCCGCGGTCACCGAGTTCCTCGGATCGGCCAGGTTCACCTCCACGCTGGCCCTGCTGGCCGTGGTGACCGGCTTCTCGACGCACGCGATCCGCGCCGTGATCGGCTGGCCCGGCCTGATCGGCGTGCTCGGCACGATCGCCGTGCTCGCCGCCCTGTCGTTCATCGCCCAGCGCAAGCTCATCGAATGGCACGGCCTGCTGCCCATCTCGGCCCTGCTCTTCGTGGGCTGGTGCGCGCTCTCGATCATCTGGAGCGACTACCAGCTGGCGACCGTCGCCGGCGTGGTCTACCAGCTGCTGTTCGCATTCCTCGCCGTGTACATCGCGCTGGTGCGCGACGCCATCCAGATCGTCCGGGTGGTCGGCGACGCCCTCCGCGTCCTCCTCACGGTGTCGCTCGCGCTGGAGGTGCTGAGCGGCCTGCTGCTGGACATGCCCATCCGCTTCCTCGGGATCGCGGGCAACATCGCGGCGGGCGGCCCGATCCAGGGCCTGTTCGGCTCGCGCAACCAGCTCAGCATCGTCGCGCTCATCGCGTTCGTCACCTTCCTGGTCGAGCTGCGCACCCGGTCGGTGCGCCCGGCGCTGGCCGCGTTCTCGATCACCCTCGCGGCGCTCTGCATCCTGCTGGCGCACTCCCCCGTCATCGCCGCCGTCTCGGTCGTGGTGGGCTTCGCGACGCTCGCCCTCTACCTGCTGCGCAAGGTCCCGGCGAACCGGCGGACGCTCGTGCAGTGGGGGCTGGCGGTGGTCACCGTCGCGGCCCTGGTCGTCGCGTACATCTACCGCACGCGCGTGATCGACCTGCTCAACGCGCGCGCCGACTTCCAGGTGCGCTACAAGCTGTGGATCCAGATCTGGGAGCTCATCCCGATCAACCAGATCGCCGGCTGGGGCTGGACCGGGGCATGGCCGAGCGACGTGTACCCGTTCAACGCCATCCAGGACGCCACCGGCGTCTACCACGCAGACGGGCTGAACGCCTACCTGGACGTCTACCTCCAGGTCGGGTTCATCGGCCTGCTGCTGTTCGTCGCGCTGATCGCACTGGCCTTCAGCCGGTCGTGGCTGCTCGCCTCCAACCGCCGCAGCGTCGTCTACGCGTGGGCGCCGCTCGTACTCGTGGCGCTGCTGGTCACCAGCGTGTTCGAGAGCTCCATCCTGATCGAGTCGGGGTGGATGCTGCTCGTGATCTGCACGGTCAAGGCGTCGCAGGGCATGAGCTGGCGGCTGCGCCTGCCGCACCGCGAGGACGTCAGCGGCTGA
- a CDS encoding O-antigen ligase family protein, with translation MSNPSRPAPRPASLRDRIAAARGTTGTGASMFAVLLLFTLFAGDFWRNLISWPGYFVLAGALAVGSVVLFLRMRPTVRWRKLPKSLVLFLAFAVVSLAWSDYPGATALGLVAQFATTAAAVFLAFCLSWPSLLTALANAFRWILGLSLLFELIVAVFVRKPVLPLTPAQPVPSHIPSAFYWSRDLLFHGGQIQGIVGNSNLLAMIALLGLIVFGVQLADRSVRRGTAITWLVIAVVVFALTRSSTVFIATVFTAVVLGFALWTRRAGPERRRPVYLTAAALAVVVVVSVVLFASRIPVLLGKSEDLTGRLTIWNSVIHLAQERPAFGWGWVSYWAPWVEPFKNLAVRSGVVYLQAHNAWLDVWLQLGIVGLVIFALLVLSTLWRSWFQAVDRPRVAVADDLPYTALALLPLLLLAALLAQSLAESRILIEGGWTLLVLISLKTKQSAT, from the coding sequence GTGAGCAACCCGTCCCGTCCTGCGCCGCGACCGGCGTCCCTGCGCGACCGCATCGCCGCCGCGCGCGGCACGACCGGGACCGGGGCATCGATGTTCGCGGTGCTGCTGCTGTTCACGCTGTTCGCCGGGGACTTCTGGCGCAACCTGATCAGCTGGCCGGGCTACTTCGTGCTCGCGGGGGCGCTGGCGGTCGGCAGCGTCGTCCTCTTCCTGCGGATGCGGCCCACGGTCCGGTGGCGGAAGCTGCCGAAGTCGCTGGTGCTCTTCCTCGCGTTCGCCGTCGTCTCGCTGGCCTGGTCCGACTACCCCGGCGCCACCGCGCTCGGGCTCGTCGCGCAGTTCGCCACGACGGCCGCCGCGGTGTTCCTGGCGTTCTGCCTGAGCTGGCCGTCGCTGCTGACCGCACTGGCCAACGCGTTCCGCTGGATCCTCGGGCTGTCGCTGCTGTTCGAGCTGATCGTGGCGGTGTTCGTGCGCAAGCCCGTCCTCCCGCTCACGCCAGCGCAGCCGGTGCCGTCGCACATCCCCTCGGCGTTCTACTGGAGCCGCGACCTGCTCTTCCACGGCGGGCAGATCCAGGGCATCGTCGGCAACAGCAACCTCCTGGCGATGATCGCGCTGCTGGGGCTGATCGTGTTCGGCGTCCAGCTCGCCGACCGCAGCGTCCGCCGCGGCACGGCGATCACCTGGCTCGTCATCGCCGTCGTGGTGTTCGCGCTGACCCGCTCGTCGACCGTGTTCATCGCCACGGTGTTCACCGCCGTGGTCCTCGGCTTCGCGCTCTGGACGCGCCGCGCCGGACCCGAGCGGCGGCGGCCGGTGTACCTGACCGCCGCCGCCCTCGCGGTCGTGGTCGTGGTGTCGGTCGTGCTGTTCGCCTCGCGCATCCCGGTGCTGCTGGGCAAGAGCGAGGACCTCACCGGCCGGCTCACAATCTGGAACTCGGTCATCCACCTCGCCCAGGAGCGGCCGGCGTTCGGCTGGGGCTGGGTGAGCTACTGGGCGCCCTGGGTGGAGCCGTTCAAGAACCTCGCGGTCCGCAGCGGCGTCGTCTACCTGCAGGCGCACAACGCCTGGCTGGACGTCTGGCTGCAGCTCGGGATCGTCGGCCTGGTGATCTTCGCCCTGCTCGTGCTGAGCACGCTCTGGCGGTCGTGGTTCCAGGCCGTGGACCGGCCCAGGGTCGCCGTCGCCGACGACCTGCCGTACACCGCGCTCGCGCTCCTGCCGCTGCTGCTGCTCGCCGCACTGCTCGCCCAGAGCCTCGCCGAGAGCCGCATCCTCATCGAGGGCGGCTGGACACTCCTGGTGCTCATCTCCCTGAAGACCAAGCAGTCCGCCACGTAG
- a CDS encoding glycosyltransferase family A protein, with translation MTDASVPTPEPTAEAAPDAGAPDLSIVIASYNSAPWLPTTIGSLTTALGRSSLRAEIVVVDDGSTDDTAAVLAGLAAGSPVPLRVVSQENRGRFLARWEGVQAARAERVLIFDSRLLMDPDAFAYLEVADRGLPAGQVHVGHVPTDPSAPLVGRFWEVPTHIFWGDYLAHPAPTDITPENFDRVPKGTGCLVIDKALFVEACRAAWPEKDADLVSDDTKLLRFVAERRPLRLDPGFSALYRPRITVRGFLRHAYDRGTLFVDSYAGTSALRSAVLIALAVVPVLALLVLLVALVAGLWWLVVVLLALVVLGLLAPAAVAALRRAPGRAVLAYLTYVVPFGAVFWAGLVRGIRVHRSAFSR, from the coding sequence GTGACCGACGCTTCCGTGCCGACCCCGGAGCCGACAGCGGAGGCCGCGCCCGACGCGGGCGCGCCCGACCTCAGCATCGTCATCGCCTCCTACAACTCCGCCCCATGGCTCCCCACCACCATCGGCTCCCTCACCACCGCCCTCGGCCGCTCCTCGCTGCGCGCCGAGATCGTCGTCGTGGACGACGGATCGACCGACGACACCGCCGCCGTGCTCGCCGGGCTCGCCGCCGGGTCGCCGGTGCCGCTGCGCGTCGTCTCGCAGGAGAACCGCGGGCGCTTCCTCGCGCGCTGGGAGGGCGTGCAGGCGGCGCGCGCCGAGCGCGTGCTGATCTTCGACTCCCGGCTGCTCATGGACCCGGACGCGTTCGCGTATCTGGAGGTCGCCGACCGCGGGCTGCCCGCCGGCCAGGTGCACGTCGGGCACGTGCCCACCGATCCGTCCGCTCCGCTGGTCGGGCGGTTCTGGGAGGTGCCCACCCACATCTTCTGGGGCGACTACCTCGCCCATCCCGCGCCGACCGACATCACGCCGGAGAACTTCGACCGGGTGCCCAAGGGGACCGGCTGCCTGGTGATCGACAAGGCGCTGTTCGTGGAGGCCTGCCGAGCGGCATGGCCGGAGAAGGACGCCGACCTGGTCTCCGACGACACCAAGCTGCTGCGGTTCGTCGCCGAGCGCCGGCCGCTCCGGCTCGACCCCGGGTTCAGCGCGCTGTACCGGCCGCGGATCACCGTCCGCGGGTTCCTGCGGCACGCCTACGACCGCGGCACCCTGTTCGTGGACAGCTACGCGGGGACGAGCGCCCTGCGCAGCGCGGTGCTGATCGCGCTCGCCGTGGTCCCGGTGCTGGCGCTCCTGGTGCTGCTGGTCGCCCTCGTCGCCGGGCTCTGGTGGCTGGTCGTCGTGCTGCTCGCGCTCGTCGTCCTCGGGCTCCTCGCCCCCGCCGCGGTCGCGGCGCTGCGGCGCGCGCCGGGCCGGGCCGTGCTGGCCTACCTCACGTACGTCGTCCCGTTCGGGGCGGTGTTCTGGGCCGGGCTCGTGCGCGGGATCCGGGTGCACCGGAGCGCGTTCAGCCGCTGA
- a CDS encoding WhiB family transcriptional regulator: MAIPEYRSGVPDDWFIDPVRLGVPGVRAGVDDDNPLAWQSDALCAQTDPEAFFPEKGGSTRDAKRICTSCEVRSQCLEYALANDERFGIWGGLSERERRKLRKRAG; this comes from the coding sequence ATGGCAATTCCTGAATATCGTTCTGGGGTACCCGACGACTGGTTCATCGATCCGGTGCGACTCGGGGTTCCGGGAGTCCGGGCGGGTGTCGACGACGACAACCCGCTCGCCTGGCAGTCCGACGCCCTGTGCGCGCAGACGGATCCGGAGGCGTTCTTCCCCGAGAAGGGCGGCTCCACGCGTGACGCGAAGCGGATCTGCACCTCGTGCGAGGTCCGGTCCCAGTGCCTCGAGTACGCGCTCGCCAACGACGAGCGGTTCGGGATCTGGGGCGGGCTCTCCGAGCGCGAGCGCCGCAAGCTCCGCAAGCGCGCGGGCTGA
- the galE gene encoding UDP-glucose 4-epimerase GalE, giving the protein MAWLVTGGAGYIGSHVVRAFLAEGIEVVVVDDLSSGHEEFVPASVPFYRGTILDGALLERIFRENTVTGVVHVAGFKYAGVSVQRPLHTYEQNVTATAVLLAAMQEAGVDAIVFSSSAAVYGTPDVDIVTEATPKSPESPYGESKLIGEWLLRDQGVAASLRHTSLRYFNVVGSGDPALRDTSPHNLFPLVFDALVAGRTPRVNGDDYPTPDGTCVRDYIHVADLAVSHVAAAKRLDAGEPIEAVYNLGSGDGVSVGEIMSTVARVTGIAFTPEVGPRRPGDPARIVASGELAARDLDWKMRHTLAEMVGSAWEARQAAS; this is encoded by the coding sequence GTGGCGTGGTTGGTGACTGGAGGGGCCGGCTACATCGGCTCCCACGTGGTGCGGGCGTTCCTCGCCGAGGGCATCGAGGTCGTCGTGGTCGACGACCTCTCCAGCGGGCACGAGGAGTTCGTGCCGGCGAGCGTGCCCTTCTACCGCGGCACCATCCTCGACGGTGCGCTGCTGGAGCGGATCTTCCGGGAGAACACCGTCACCGGGGTCGTTCACGTCGCCGGCTTCAAGTACGCCGGGGTGTCGGTCCAGCGCCCGCTGCACACCTACGAGCAGAACGTCACGGCGACCGCGGTGCTGCTCGCCGCGATGCAGGAGGCGGGGGTCGACGCGATCGTCTTCTCCTCCTCGGCCGCGGTGTACGGGACGCCCGACGTCGACATCGTCACCGAGGCCACGCCGAAGAGCCCGGAGTCGCCGTACGGGGAGTCCAAGCTGATCGGGGAGTGGCTGCTGCGCGACCAGGGCGTCGCCGCGTCGCTGCGGCACACCTCGCTGCGCTACTTCAACGTCGTCGGCTCCGGCGACCCCGCGCTGCGCGACACCAGCCCGCACAACCTGTTCCCGCTGGTCTTCGACGCGCTCGTCGCCGGCCGGACCCCGCGGGTCAACGGCGACGACTACCCGACGCCGGACGGGACCTGCGTGCGCGACTACATCCACGTCGCCGACCTCGCCGTCTCGCACGTCGCCGCCGCCAAGCGGCTCGACGCGGGCGAGCCGATCGAGGCCGTCTACAACCTGGGCAGCGGCGACGGCGTCAGCGTGGGCGAGATCATGTCCACGGTGGCCCGCGTGACGGGGATCGCCTTCACCCCAGAAGTGGGGCCTCGACGGCCGGGCGACCCGGCGAGGATCGTTGCCTCAGGAGAGCTCGCCGCGCGCGATCTCGACTGGAAGATGCGCCACACTCTCGCCGAAATGGTAGGCAGCGCCTGGGAAGCACGCCAGGCGGCGTCCTGA
- the manA gene encoding mannose-6-phosphate isomerase, class I has translation MFVRIGNTPRDYAWGSTTAIAHLLGTTPSGAPEAELWLGAHPGSPARILDPEQAGGAADLAHWSETAGKLPYLLKVLAAAGPLSLQAHPSSAQALAGFERENAEGLAPDSPERNYKDPFHKPEMIFALSDPFDALCGFREPADSRAALERLAGGDPAVAAFAATLDGDPQRALRGATEWLLGGAPEVSAVVDAVVAAAVAARGTAADSVDADTVRLLAEAFPGDPGIVLALLLNRVALRPGDALYLPAGNIHAYLRGLGVELMAASDNVLRGGLTTKRIDVPELVSVLDFAPFAVTPMVRERPAPGVEEFVPDVPDFRLVRIEVGGDVPSASVDLPGTAIALCTAGEVELRGAGGALRLSRGEAAVVTADERELTVYSGGGTLFLATPNR, from the coding sequence ATGTTTGTGCGCATCGGCAACACACCGCGCGATTACGCGTGGGGTTCCACCACGGCGATCGCCCACCTCCTCGGCACGACGCCGAGCGGGGCGCCGGAGGCGGAGCTGTGGCTGGGCGCGCACCCGGGCTCCCCCGCCCGGATCCTCGACCCGGAGCAGGCCGGCGGAGCCGCCGACCTCGCCCACTGGAGCGAGACCGCCGGGAAGCTCCCGTACCTCCTCAAAGTGCTCGCCGCCGCCGGACCGCTCTCGCTGCAGGCGCACCCCTCCTCCGCCCAGGCCCTGGCCGGGTTCGAGCGCGAGAACGCGGAGGGGCTGGCGCCGGACTCCCCCGAGCGCAACTACAAGGACCCGTTCCACAAGCCGGAGATGATCTTCGCGCTCTCCGATCCGTTCGACGCGCTCTGCGGGTTCCGCGAGCCGGCCGACAGCCGGGCGGCGCTCGAGCGGCTCGCGGGCGGCGACCCGGCTGTCGCGGCCTTCGCGGCCACACTCGACGGCGACCCGCAGCGGGCGCTGCGCGGCGCGACCGAGTGGCTGCTCGGGGGCGCGCCCGAGGTGTCGGCGGTCGTCGACGCCGTCGTGGCGGCCGCGGTGGCCGCCCGGGGCACGGCCGCCGACAGCGTCGACGCCGACACCGTGCGGCTGCTCGCCGAGGCGTTCCCCGGCGACCCGGGGATCGTCCTCGCCCTGCTGCTCAACCGGGTGGCGCTGCGCCCCGGCGACGCACTCTACCTCCCGGCCGGCAACATCCACGCGTACCTGCGCGGGCTCGGCGTCGAGCTGATGGCGGCCTCCGACAACGTGCTGCGCGGCGGCCTCACGACCAAGCGGATCGACGTGCCGGAGCTGGTGAGCGTCCTCGACTTCGCGCCGTTCGCGGTGACCCCGATGGTCAGGGAGCGGCCGGCTCCCGGCGTCGAGGAGTTCGTCCCGGACGTGCCGGACTTCCGGCTCGTGCGGATCGAGGTCGGCGGCGACGTGCCGTCGGCCTCGGTCGACCTGCCCGGCACGGCGATCGCGCTCTGCACCGCCGGGGAGGTCGAGCTCCGCGGCGCCGGGGGCGCGCTCCGGCTCTCCCGCGGCGAGGCGGCCGTGGTGACGGCGGACGAGCGCGAGCTGACCGTATATTCCGGCGGCGGCACACTCTTCCTGGCCACGCCGAACCGGTGA
- a CDS encoding acyl-CoA dehydrogenase family protein, whose protein sequence is MAFESLASDFYGFENQLTEREREFIANLRAALETELKPIVNEYWERAEFPRQIVDVLHGARAIGLGFEETAPFENSAVFRGWVALELARVDASVSTYVGVQNGLALGAIGICGSKEQRAEWLPKLASGEVIGAFGLTEPDSGSDSAQGLRTIATRDGDDWILNGSKRWIGNATFSDITVIWAKSAEDGQVKGFIVPTGTPGYTATKIEGKQSLRIVQNADITLENVRVPESLRLQNANSFRDTAAVLRETRAEVAWAAVGVAVGAYEAALRYAKERVQFGKPIAKHQLIQDLLVKSIGDITASIALCTRVSQMLDAGEQRDEHSALAKAFATARMRETVARCRELMGGNGIVIEYDVARFFADAEAVYSYEGTREMNTLIVGRAITGEAAFV, encoded by the coding sequence ATGGCCTTCGAATCCCTCGCCAGCGACTTCTACGGCTTCGAGAACCAGCTGACCGAGCGCGAGCGCGAGTTCATCGCGAACCTGCGCGCGGCGCTCGAGACCGAGCTGAAGCCGATCGTCAACGAGTACTGGGAGCGCGCGGAGTTCCCGCGGCAGATCGTCGACGTGCTGCACGGCGCCCGCGCGATCGGCCTGGGCTTCGAGGAGACGGCGCCGTTCGAGAACTCGGCGGTCTTCCGCGGCTGGGTCGCCCTGGAGCTCGCCCGCGTCGACGCGTCGGTCAGCACCTATGTGGGAGTGCAGAACGGTCTGGCGCTCGGCGCGATCGGCATCTGCGGCTCGAAGGAGCAGCGGGCGGAGTGGCTGCCGAAGCTCGCCAGCGGGGAGGTGATCGGCGCGTTCGGGCTCACCGAGCCCGACTCCGGCTCCGACTCGGCCCAGGGGCTGCGCACGATCGCGACGCGCGACGGCGACGACTGGATCCTCAACGGCTCCAAGCGCTGGATCGGCAACGCCACCTTCAGCGACATCACGGTGATCTGGGCCAAGAGCGCGGAGGACGGCCAGGTGAAGGGCTTCATCGTCCCCACCGGCACGCCCGGCTACACCGCCACCAAGATCGAGGGCAAGCAGTCGCTGCGGATCGTCCAGAACGCCGACATCACGCTCGAGAACGTGCGCGTGCCGGAGTCGCTGCGCCTCCAGAACGCGAACAGCTTCCGCGACACCGCCGCCGTCCTCCGCGAGACCCGCGCCGAGGTCGCCTGGGCCGCCGTCGGCGTCGCCGTCGGCGCCTACGAGGCGGCGCTGCGCTACGCGAAGGAGCGCGTCCAGTTCGGCAAGCCGATCGCCAAGCACCAGCTGATCCAGGACCTGCTGGTGAAGTCCATCGGCGACATCACCGCCTCCATCGCCCTCTGCACCCGGGTCTCCCAGATGCTGGACGCCGGCGAGCAGCGCGACGAGCACTCCGCGCTCGCCAAGGCGTTCGCGACGGCGCGGATGCGCGAGACCGTCGCCCGCTGCCGCGAGCTGATGGGCGGCAACGGCATCGTCATCGAGTACGACGTCGCGCGGTTCTTCGCCGACGCCGAGGCGGTGTACTCCTACGAGGGCACGCGCGAGATGAACACGTTGATCGTGGGCCGGGCGATCACCGGGGAGGCCGCCTTCGTCTGA